The Bradyrhizobium guangxiense genomic sequence GCGAGCCAGACCGCGAAGGCGACCGACGAGATTTCCTCGCACATCGCGGGCATGCAGGGCGCCACCGCGGAATCGGTCGCCGCGATCAAGGAGATCGGCGCGACCATCGGCCAGATCTCGTCGATCTCGACCTCGATCGCGAGCGCAGTCGAGCAGCAGGGCGCGGCGACGCAGGAGATCGCGCGCAGCGTCCAGACCGTCGCGCAGGGCACCCAGACCGCGGCCGCCGATATCGGCCAGGTCAACCGTGGTGCCGCCGAGACCGGCTCGGCGTCGGAAGAGGTGCTGAACTCGGCCAAGACGCTGTCATCCGAAAGCACCCGCCTTCGCGCCGAGCTCGACCGCTTCATGGGCAATATCCGCGCGGCGTAGGCTCGCTGCTCAACTCTCCGCTTGTCCAGGGCGACAGCGGAGCAAGGGGCGTGGCAAATCGATTTGTAGCGGCGCGGGAAAGCGCACCTTAACAATTCCCTGCGTCACCTAACCGCCAGTTGCGGCGCCACAAATTTACCACAGCTTATCCTTTGCCGATTACCGTGCGGTCGAGTCGGAGAGCGGGCTGCTCTTTCGGCTGCGCCTGGTTTTCCGCGAATGGAATGGGGGGGGGGAATGTCGGTCAAGTCGAAGTCGAACCAATCGAAGCTGCCAACTTTGCGGTTTCGCGCAAAAATCATCCTCGGCTTCGTGGCGGTGCTAGCCATCCTCGCCGTCAGCATGGGCTTCGCCTATTTCGGCTTCGAGCGGATCGCAGGCGCCGTGGCCTCCTATCGCACCAGCGTGTCGGAAGCCGATCTCGCCCGGACGGTCGATCGCGAGCTGATCGCCTATCAGGGCCTGGCACGAGCCTATACGCTGACGGGTTCGGCGGACGACGAGACCGCAGCCAAGGCCGCCGAGGAAAATCTCAAGAGCGCGATCGCCAAATCAATGCCCGCCACGCCCGGCGCCGCCCGCCGCGAGCAGGTCGGCAAGCTCGAGGCCGAGTTCCAGCGCTTCACGAAAGTGTTCGGGGAGATCATCACCCTGACGCGCGAGAACAACAAGATCGCGGCCGAGGAGCTCAACAGCGTCGGCAACAAGATCCGTTTCAAGTTCGACGATCTCTCCGATACAGCCGCGCTGGCGGGGCTGGCCTCGGTCCAGACCACGGCCAAGGACATCACCTCGCAATATCTGGCGGTCTCCACCTCGGTCAGCGCCTTCGTGGCCAAACCGGAGCCCAAGACCGCCGACGGCGTGATCGCGCGTATCAAGTTCCTGGAGACGTTGCTGGTCTCCATCTACGCGAATGACCAGAAGATCACGGATCGCGTCAAGGAGATCGGCGATCTCCTGAAGCAATACCGCGTCTCCTTTGCAAAGCTGACCGAGAACGTGAAGGTCATCGTCAAGGCGAACGCCGAGATGACCAAGACGGCGGCGACCATTCTCAAGCTCTCGGCCGAGCTGCGGTCCGACCTGACCGCCGACCAGCAACGTATCGAGACGAGCGCCAACGAGACCATCGTGGATACCGAGCGGCTGATGCTGATGTTGGCGCTCGGCGGCCTTGCCATCGGCGTTGTGCTCGCCCTGATGCTCGGCAACGGCATTTCGCGGCCGATGATCGCGATGTGCAAGGCGATGCGCGAGCTCGCCTCGGGCAATTTCGACGTCGTGCTGCCGGGTCTTGGCCGCAAGGACGAGATCGGCGAGATGGCGAGCGCGGTCGAGGAGTTCAAGGTTCAGGCCATCGCCAAAGCCGAGCGCGATGCCGCCGCCAGCGAGGTCCAGAATCGGGAGCAGGCCGCAAGCCGCCGCGCCGAACTGATCCGCTTTGCCGATGACTTCGAGAGCGCGGTCGGCGCCATCGTCTCCAACGTCTCGGCCTCGGCCGTGCAGCTGGAATCGGCAGCCTCTACCCTGACCCGCACCGCCGAGACCACCCAGAGCCTGTCGAGCCAGGTCGCCGGCGTCTCCGAGCAGGCCTCCTCCAACATGCAGTCGGTCGCCACCGCGACCGAAGAGCTCTCGGCCTCGGTCGAGGAGATCGGCCGCCAGGTCCGCGACTCCAGCCGGATTGCGGAAGCCGCCGTGGTGCAGGCCAAGGAAACCGACGGCCGGATCGGCAAGCTCTCGCATGCCGCCCAGCAGATCGGCGAGGTCGTGAAGCTGATCACGGCGATTGCCGAGCAGACCAATCTGCTCGCGCTCAACGCCACCATCGAGGCAGCGCGCGCCGGTGAAGCCGGCCGCGGCTTTGCCGTGGTTGCCAGCGAGGTGAAGTCGCTGGCGAGCCAGACCGCGAAGGCGACCGACGAGATTTCCTCGCACATCGCGGGCATGCAGGGCGCCACCGCCGAATCGGTTGCCGCGATCAAGGAGATCGGCGCGACCATCGGCCAGATCTCGTCGATCTCGACCTCGATCGCGAGCGCAGTCGAGCAGCAGGGCGCGGCGACGCAGGAGATCGCGCGCAGCGTCCAGACCGTCGCGCAGGGCACCCAGACCGCGGCCGCCGATATCGGCCAGGTCAACCGTGGTGCCGCCGAGACCGGCTCGGCGTCGGAAGAGGTGCTGAACTCGGCCAAGACGCTGTCATCCGAAAGCACCCGCCTTCGCGCCGAGCTCGACCGCTTCATGGGCAATATCCGCGCGGCGTAGGATCGCTGCTCAACTCTCTATCGTCCCGGTTCGTCGCTCTGCTTGTCCGGGACGGCGGAGCAAGGGGCGCGAACCTCACTCCCGCCCAAACGCCCGCTTCAGCTCTACCTTTGCCTTCTCCAGTCGCGTTCGCTGCGTCTTCGGCAGCGTCTTGCCGGCGCGGTTGATGTAGAAGGTCAGCATCGACAGCGCCGAGCGGTAGGCGCCGGTCTTGCGGCGTGAGCTGTGCTCGGCCGATCGCTTCAGAGACGTCGCGATCTTCTTCGGGCTGGTCAGCTTGAACACGCCTTGCTTGAGGTCGAGCGCGTCGCTCTCCTTTGTCACGCGCTGCGACCAGCGCTTCGGTGCGGCACGTTTGGAGCCCTTGCGCGCAGTGCTGCGTCTTGCGCTCGTTTTCCTTCGCGCTGGTTTGCGAGATTGTGTCGTCTTTCTGACATGAGCCATGCGTCAACTCCTTGCGGCACCAACGGAAACGGGCGGGCCGGGGAGCTGTTCCAGCGGGAACCCGGCCTCGCCGCGGGCGTTGTCGCAGGTGGCAGGCGGAATGCCGCACCCCGATGATCGGATCGTCCCCGTTCACATCATGTGAGCCAGGGCCGCTTCCATTGATCGAACGCAACAGCCCGATGGAATTGCAGCAAAGCCCAGCGCTGAACTACGCTCCTGCGGTCGCGGCGGAGGCGACCGACCGCATCGTCGAGACCAGCATTCCCTCGCGGCTCGACGCGCTGCCCTGGAGCGGTTTTCACACCCGTGTCGTGCTCGCGCTCGGCATCACCTGGATCCTTGACGGGCTCGAAGTGACGCTGGCCGGCGCGCTCTCCGGTGCGCTGAAGCAGAGCCCGTCGTTGCATTTCTCCAATCTCGATCTCGGCATTGCCAACTCCGCCTATCTTGCCGGGGCCGCGCTCGGCGCGCTCGGCTTCGGCTGGCTCACCGACCGCATCGGCCGCAAGAAGCTGTTCTTCATCACGCTGGCGCTCTACCTCTCGGCGACGGCCGCGACCGCGCTATCGTGGGATGTCGCGAGCTACGCATTGTTTCGCTTCCTCACCGGTGCAGGCATCGGCGGTGAATACACCGCGATCAACTCGACCATTCAGGAGCTGGTGCCCGCGCGCTATCGCGGCTGGACCGATCTCGTCATCAACGGCAGTTTCTGGATCGGCGCCGCAATGGGGGCGGTCGCGGCCATCGTGCTGCTCGATCCCGCCGTGATCGCTCCTGATCTCGGCTGGCGTCTCGCTTATCTGATCGGCGCAAGCATCGGGCTCGTCGTGCTGTTGATGCGAATGTGGATTCCGGAAAGTCCGCGCTGGCTGATGATTCATGGCCGCCCCGATCAGGCCCATGCGATCGTCGACGAGATCGAGCGATCCGTGATCGGACATGACCAGGATGCGAGCGAGGCGCGCTTCACCAGGATCCGGCTGAAGATGCGCGATCACACGCCGATCGGCGAGGTCGTGCACACGCTGTTTTCGGCGTACCGGCAGCGCGCGCTGGTCGGCCTCGTGCTGATGAGCGCGCAGGCGTTCTTCTACAATGCCATCTTCTTCACCTTCGCGCTGGTGTTGACCGACTTCTACGGCATCCGTGCCGATCACGTCGGCTGGTACCTGCTGCCCTTCGCGGCCGGCAATTTCCTCGGCCCCCTGCTGCTCGGCCGGCTGTTCGACACGCTCGGCCGCCGCACCATGATCATGTTCACCTATGGTGTCTCGGGCCTGTTGCTGGCGTTGTCGGGCTATCTGTTCTCGATCGGCGTGCTCTCGGCGCAGGGACAGACCATCGCCTGGATGGTGATCTTCTTCTTTGCCTCGCCGGCCGCCAGCGCGGCCTATCTCACCGTCAGCGAGACCTTCCCGCTGGAAGTCCGCGCGCTGGCGATCGCGGTGTTCTATGCCGTCGGCACCGGCATCGGCGGCGTGATCGGGCCGGCGCTGTTCGGCGCGCTGATCGACACGGGATCACGCAGCAGCGTGTTCGCCGGCTATCTGCTGGGGGCTGTCCTGATGATCGCGGCCGCGCTCGTAGCGTGGCGCTATGCCGTCTCGGCGGAGCGCAAATCGCTCGAACAAATCGCGCGCCCGCTCGCCTTCATGGAGTAGACTGATGAAATCGGAACTTGCAGAAATGGCGTTGGACCAGCAACCCCCCGTAGTCGACGACGACACGCCGGAAACGGTGCCGGTGCCGCATGCGCTCGTGCCGCATCTCGACGAGATCGCAATTCTGCTCGACATCGACGGGACCCTGCTCGACCTGATGCCGACGCCGCGCGAGGTGTGGGTGCCGCCGGGCCTGTCGGACACGCTGAACCGGTTGACCGAGCGCACCTCCGGCGCGCTGGCGCTGGTCAGCGGCCGCTCGCTCAACGACATCGACCTGATCTTCGCGCCTGACGTGTTTCGTGCCGTCGCCGGCCATGGTGCCGAGATGCGGCTGTCGGTGGACAACGAGGCCGATGACGTGCATGCGCCGCCGCTGGACAAGGAGCTGAAGCGGCGTCTGGCCGCTATCGCCAAGCTCTCGCCCGGCATTCTGCTCGAGGACAAGGGCTATTCGCTCGCGCTGCATTATCGCCTGGCGCCGCATGCAGAGAAGGCAATCTACGAATCCGTCTCGGTGATCCGAGCCGACCTGCCCAATGCGCCGATCGAGGTGCTGCCCGGCAAGTTCGTCTGCGAGATCAAGCATTCCGGATTCACCAAGGCGACCGGCGTGCGTGAATTGATGAAGCGCGAGCCGTTTAGGGGACGGCGTCCGATCTTCATCGGCGACGACGTCACAGACGAGACCGTGTTCGCGATCATGCCCAACATGGACGGGCTCGCCTTCTCGGTCGGACGCCGTGCCATGGGCGTGAATGGCCATTTCGACGCGCCGGCGGATGTGCGTGCATTCCTGGCACGCCTGCTCGACCCAAGGTAAAATGAAGGCAGCGCCATTTCGCAGACACAATGTCGAACGCAACGGTGCCATGGCGCCGCAAGACTTGCTGCGCGACACGATCGCACAAGCTGTCTTTGCAATGAAATCCGCAGGTTCCGCGAGCGAAACCAGTTCCAACGCGCGCGCCCGATTTTGGTTTCAATTCGTTGAAACGATGATCAGGAACCATATTGATGAACGGCAGTTAAACGGGGTGGAATGAAACAGGAGGGGACGACCTGTGAACTTAGTCGTCGTTTCGAATCGTGTCGCGCGCGGCAAACCCAACGAGCCCATGACGGGCGGTCTTGCGGCGGCGTTGCTGCCGGTTGTGGAACATTCGGGCGCGATTTGGGTCGGTTCGTCGGGCCGCGTTCGTGACGGCCATCAGAAGGAGCCGTTCGCCGAGATCGAAGCGCTGGGCACGGGTGCAATCGCGACGCTGGATCTGCCAGCAGCGCATTACGGTGGCTATTACGAGGGCTTTGCCAATTCGGCGCTGTGGCCGGCGCTGCATTCGCGCAGCGATCTGATCCGCGTCTCGCAGGGTGACTATGTCAGCTATCGCGAAGTCAACGCCTTCATGGCGCGCGCCCTGCTGCGCTTCCGCAAGACTCGAACGGCGTTCTGGGTGCAGGATTATCATTTCCTCGCGCTCGGCGCCGAGCTGCGGGACCTCGGCGTCGACGACCCCATCGGCTTCTTCCTGCATACGCCGTGGCCCGTTACTGCGGTGATGCAGGGTGTGCCGCATCATCGCGAGCTGATCACGGCGATGCTGGCCTACGATCTGCTTGGCTTCCAGACCGAGGAGGATCGCCAGAATTTTCTCGGTTATGTCGGCGGCGAGCTCGGCCTTGTCGTCGAGGACGGCGTCGTGCTGTCGCAGCACGGCCGCACCCGCTGCGAAGTCTTCCCGATCGGCATCGATGCGGAGAAGTTCGCAGCTTATGCCGCCAAGTCGGTCTCGCATCCGGACGTGTCGCGGCTGCGTCGCAGCCTCAATGGCGAGCGCCTTGCGATCGGCGTCGATCGGCTCGACTATTCCAAGGGCCTCGTCAACCGCATCAGTGCGTTCGACCGGCTCTGGACCGAGCAGCCGCAATTTGCGCGCAGCATCTCGCTGCTTCAGATCGCCAATCCCTCCCGCGGCGGCATCGAGGCCTATGGCAATCTGCAGAACGAGGTCGCGCGCCTGGTTTCCGACGTCAACGGCCGGCACGGTGAGGTCGACTGGACGCCGATCCGCTATTTGAACAAGGGCTTCAGCCAGGCCGTGCTCGCGGGGCTTTATCGCACCGCGCAGGTCGGCGTGGTGACGCCGCTGCATGACGGCATGAACCTCGTCGCGAAGGAATATGTCGCTGCGCAAAACCCAGCCGACCCCGGCGTGCTGGTGCTGTCGAAATTCGCCGGCGCCGCCAACGAGCTCGACACCGCTCTGCTGGTTAACCCGCATGACATCGACGGCATGGCGCGGACGATCGCGGTCGCCGCGGCGATGCCGCTCCCCGAGCGCAAGATGCGCTGGGAGGCGATGATGAAGAAGCTGCGCGGCCACACCATCCAGCAATGGTCGGCCGATTTCGTCGCCGAGCTCGAGAACTGCCGGACCAGGAAGGCTGCCGTCGCCCCGCTCGCCGCGCAACCGCCGCAGGCGCTGCGCTGGCTGAAATCGGCGATCTCAGGCGTGCGGTTGATTTAGGATCCTGCGTCATGGCCGGGACAAGCCCGGCATGACGGCGCACCTGCGGCCTCAATAACAATACGACACGCCATCCAGAATCGCGCACTGCCGCTTGTTCGGCGCGTTGGGATCGTCCATCGGCACCACGCCCTTGCCCTGGCCGACGAACACGCCGGGCCCGACATGTATCGAGCTCTTGTTGCCGATGATTACGCTCTGGTGCGGCGTCGAGCTCGAGCGCGTGCCGTCCGGCCAGAGGATGGCGTCGCCGGATAGCACCCCGCGCCGCCCGTCGTCGCAGCTCACATCGACGCCCTGGCGGGTGCAGATCTGGGCCGTGGCGGGCGCGGCGGAGGCGGAGACAAGGGCCGAGATCAGGCTCAGCACAGCGAAGGTCCTGCGGATGGTCATGGTGTCCCGGGGGCGTGTTTGGCGGCTTGTCGTGAATCGTCGCTCCAAACCCGTCATGGGTTCAGCCGCCGGACGGATCAGGGCGCCGGCGGCGCCGAATATTGTCTTTTAAATACAATAGTTTGCGGAAAATTCACCCGTTTCCCTCGCGATCCCTTGCAAAATCGTCGGCGCCCCTTCAAGAGAGGGCGCTCCGGAGAGATGGCCGAGTGGCTTAAGGCGCACGCTTGGAAAGCGTGTGTGCGGGAAACCGTACCGTGGGTTCGAATCCCACTCTCTCCGCCACCCACCAAAAACGATCTCGTACTTGGAGCTGCAGATAGGCCAGAAACTCGGCCGTTTTGCTGCGTTTTCGTGGACGGAGAACTCCCAACGGTCATCCTACACGCGCCTGAATGAAGCCGGAGAACCGAATTTTCTCCGAATCTTTGAACGCGCAAAATCGGTCTAGTACGGCATTTCTCAGAAAATCAACGGCTTGGCTACGCGGCGGTTCGAATCCGTCTCGCTCAACCGATGAGCGGCCCCGATTCCATACCAACCTGTTCGGAATACCAACCTGTTCGGAAATTGCGGTCCGTGGCGCCGGTTCGCCTCTTCAATGAAGGTCGTACCCGCTGAGACGCAGTGGTAGCAATACCGGACGGCGGGCCCCGAAAGCGAATGCAGTTGCGAGACCCGTTAACTCGCGCGAGCGCCTCCGGCGAGCGACGCGTCATCCACACGAGGATCAAAGCCGGATGTCCGAGACCACCATCGCTCACGAAGCCCTCTGAATAGCGCGCGCCAGATAAATCCTAGCTTGTAAGGATATTCGCACTATATCTTAGGTCTATTAGCCGACGAATACGCATCCGATCCTCTATGGCCGCTGAGATCCCCCTTATCCCACCCATTCCGCAGGGACTACTCGACGCCGCCCAGCGCGGTAAACTGATTCCGTTTGTGGGTGCCGGAGCTTCCGTTCTCGGTGGGTGCCCCAATTGGGGTCGGTTCGCAGACGGGGCTTTAGGCGATTGCATCAGGGCCGAGAAGTTCAATCATGGGCAGTACGACCAAATTCGTCATCTGTCTCCGCGGATGAAGCTGTCGATTGCCCGAGCAATCGAGGCCGAACACGAGTTGAAGATCGATTACGCCAAGCTGATCCAACCAAACGACTATTCGAAAAATGAGGCTGGGCAGCGCGTCTACCGGAGCTTAGGCAAACTCGGTCGCACCTTCGTCACTACCAATTACGACGAATGGTTAGACACGGAGATTCCGGACCGGAAGCTTTCGGTTGACCCAAGCGCTCAAGAAACGAAAGCGACCACGCCGAGGCCACGCCGCTCAATCGTCAATGTGAACGACTTTACACCGGCAAACTTGAGCCAGCCCGACTGCGTGTTTCATCTGCATGGCTCGGTGACTGATCCGAGTGGCATGGTGATGACGACGCGAGATTACATCAGCCGTTACGCGAATGACCGGCGGTCGGATGATCCCTCTCAAGAGAATCGAACGCTAACTTTTTTAGAGTTTCTTTTTCAGCAAAGGACCGTTCTCTTTGTCGGGTATGGACTGGATGACCTCGAAATCCTTGAATATGTGATTCAGAAAGCACGACAACAGGTGTCTCCAGGACAGCCGCAAGCACGTCACTTCATGCTGCAAGGCTATTTCCAGCATGAATATGAACTTATGAGGAGCCTCACGCTATACTATGCGCAATGCGATATTGAGTTGATACCTTTCCGACGTGATCAGAGAGATTGGCATCAGCTCATAGAAGTGCTTGAGGTATTCGCGACGGCCATGCCCGCGCGAACGCCGCTCGGTCTCCAAAAGCAAGTGGATATGGAGGCGTTGCTTGACTAGTCCTCTCCCGGCTAAACTCGAATCGTTTCTCGATATGATGCGCCAGGACGATGATCTGGCCCGGCACGGTTTCGATCTGCTGTCGAAGCGCGACGAGCCGGAGCAGTACTTCGATGCGCTGAAGGACAGCGGCTTCTTCGCGCCAGCCAACAATTCCGGTCCTGCTCCCTCTGCAAACCCAGAGCTTGTCTATATCCCCTTCTGGCATGGCTTGAATTATCTCCAAGTCGTCGCGAAGCGTGCGGTTGAAAGGGACGACGCGGAACTGGTCGAGAAGCTCCTTGCGGTCATTCGGGACGTGACCCGTTTCAGGGACCCGTCGACGGGAGAATATCGAGACAATTATCACACCTATTATCGGTTCGCTGAAATCGTCGGCATTCTTCCGTTAAGCGCAATTGCGGTTGATGACATTCGCCTGATGGCCGTTTGGCTGAAATCCAAGTTCGACCGCGGGTTGGTCGCGAACTCGCTGAGCAAGGGGCTGATGGCTCGTCTACTTGCAAGCGATGTGACCGAGAACATCCAAAAGGCCTGTGCTCTCTTGGAAGAGTGCATGGTTTACGAATGGGTTCCCGCAGGTAAGCGTCAAAAGCGCGAGCTCATAACAATAGTTGATGACTACTGGCTCAAAGAGATGTTGGACGCGCACGCCCGCACATTCGGCGCGAAAGCCGGGTTGCAAGCTGTCCTTATTTTCGAGAAGGGTGTTCGTGCCATCTTCTCGGACAAACGACGTGGCTACGGCAGCACCTTGTGGAGGCCTTCGATTGAGGCGAGCGCTCAAAACTCGGATTGGCGGGCGGCCGAGAATCGCTTTGTCGACGGCATGCGGGATTCTCTGGATGGATGGATCGAGGCCGCACCGGCGACCGCCAGCGGTTACGTGAAACAAGCGTTGCAAGACGGCGCCGAAATTGTACGCCGCATCGCGTTGAACGCGGTTACGGAACATTTCGAACTTCTACGGGTCGGCTTCGAGGAATTGATCGCCTCGAAGTTGTTTACGTCAGGGCACCGCCACGAGCTCTATCGGTTGCTTTCACAACACTTTGGCGAACTCTCGCCGGAGGGCAAGGCGGCGGTGATTGAGGCTATTCGTAATTTGCCGCTGCCGCCAACGGGCGAAGAGCGCGAGCGTCGCCGCAAATACACACAGCGGGATTGGCTTTCTTCGATCAAGAATTATCCAGAAGGAGCGGAAGCGTTCGCTGAGCTCGCGAGCGATCCCGAATTGGGCCCTCTTAGTGAGCATCCGGATTTTCTGAGCTATCATGAGACACGGGCTGGTCCGGGGCCGACGCCCTTCACCTCGGACTCGCTGGTTGCCTTCGCAGAGGACGGGTCACTTATTGAGCGCCTTAATGGCTTCACGGAAACGGACTCTTGGAGAGGCCCGACGCTGGGTGGTTTAGTGGCGGCGTTGGAAGGATCGGTAGCTGCCAACCCCAACGTATTCCTTCCGCTACTCGGCGATTTTCGCGATGCGAAGGTCGTATTTCGACATGCAGTAATTCAGGGCTTTAGGAACCTTTTCAATTTAGGAAAGGAGAAGTGG encodes the following:
- a CDS encoding methyl-accepting chemotaxis protein: MSVKSKSNQSKLPTLRFRAKIILGFVAVLAILAVSMGFAYFGFERIAGAVASYRTSVSEADLARTVDRELIAYQGLARAYTLTGSADDETAAKAAEENLKSAIAKSMPATPGAARREQVGKLEAEFQRFTKVFGEIITLTRENNKIAAEELNSVGNKIRFKFDDLSDTAALAGLASVQTTAKDITSQYLAVSTSVSAFVAKPEPKTADGVIARIKFLETLLVSIYANDQKITDRVKEIGDLLKQYRVSFAKLTENVKVIVKANAEMTKTAATILKLSAELRSDLTADQQRIETSANETIVDTERLMLMLALGGLAIGVVLALMLGNGISRPMIAMCKAMRELASGNFDVVLPGLGRKDEIGEMASAVEEFKVQAIAKAERDAAASEVQNREQAASRRAELIRFADDFESAVGAIVSNVSASAVQLESAASTLTRTAETTQSLSSQVAGVSEQASSNMQSVATATEELSASVEEIGRQVRDSSRIAEAAVVQAKETDGRIGKLSHAAQQIGEVVKLITAIAEQTNLLALNATIEAARAGEAGRGFAVVASEVKSLASQTAKATDEISSHIAGMQGATAESVAAIKEIGATIGQISSISTSIASAVEQQGAATQEIARSVQTVAQGTQTAAADIGQVNRGAAETGSASEEVLNSAKTLSSESTRLRAELDRFMGNIRAA
- a CDS encoding DUF3175 domain-containing protein, which codes for MAHVRKTTQSRKPARRKTSARRSTARKGSKRAAPKRWSQRVTKESDALDLKQGVFKLTSPKKIATSLKRSAEHSSRRKTGAYRSALSMLTFYINRAGKTLPKTQRTRLEKAKVELKRAFGRE
- a CDS encoding MFS transporter — protein: MELQQSPALNYAPAVAAEATDRIVETSIPSRLDALPWSGFHTRVVLALGITWILDGLEVTLAGALSGALKQSPSLHFSNLDLGIANSAYLAGAALGALGFGWLTDRIGRKKLFFITLALYLSATAATALSWDVASYALFRFLTGAGIGGEYTAINSTIQELVPARYRGWTDLVINGSFWIGAAMGAVAAIVLLDPAVIAPDLGWRLAYLIGASIGLVVLLMRMWIPESPRWLMIHGRPDQAHAIVDEIERSVIGHDQDASEARFTRIRLKMRDHTPIGEVVHTLFSAYRQRALVGLVLMSAQAFFYNAIFFTFALVLTDFYGIRADHVGWYLLPFAAGNFLGPLLLGRLFDTLGRRTMIMFTYGVSGLLLALSGYLFSIGVLSAQGQTIAWMVIFFFASPAASAAYLTVSETFPLEVRALAIAVFYAVGTGIGGVIGPALFGALIDTGSRSSVFAGYLLGAVLMIAAALVAWRYAVSAERKSLEQIARPLAFME
- the otsB gene encoding trehalose-phosphatase, producing the protein MKSELAEMALDQQPPVVDDDTPETVPVPHALVPHLDEIAILLDIDGTLLDLMPTPREVWVPPGLSDTLNRLTERTSGALALVSGRSLNDIDLIFAPDVFRAVAGHGAEMRLSVDNEADDVHAPPLDKELKRRLAAIAKLSPGILLEDKGYSLALHYRLAPHAEKAIYESVSVIRADLPNAPIEVLPGKFVCEIKHSGFTKATGVRELMKREPFRGRRPIFIGDDVTDETVFAIMPNMDGLAFSVGRRAMGVNGHFDAPADVRAFLARLLDPR
- a CDS encoding trehalose-6-phosphate synthase; amino-acid sequence: MNLVVVSNRVARGKPNEPMTGGLAAALLPVVEHSGAIWVGSSGRVRDGHQKEPFAEIEALGTGAIATLDLPAAHYGGYYEGFANSALWPALHSRSDLIRVSQGDYVSYREVNAFMARALLRFRKTRTAFWVQDYHFLALGAELRDLGVDDPIGFFLHTPWPVTAVMQGVPHHRELITAMLAYDLLGFQTEEDRQNFLGYVGGELGLVVEDGVVLSQHGRTRCEVFPIGIDAEKFAAYAAKSVSHPDVSRLRRSLNGERLAIGVDRLDYSKGLVNRISAFDRLWTEQPQFARSISLLQIANPSRGGIEAYGNLQNEVARLVSDVNGRHGEVDWTPIRYLNKGFSQAVLAGLYRTAQVGVVTPLHDGMNLVAKEYVAAQNPADPGVLVLSKFAGAANELDTALLVNPHDIDGMARTIAVAAAMPLPERKMRWEAMMKKLRGHTIQQWSADFVAELENCRTRKAAVAPLAAQPPQALRWLKSAISGVRLI
- a CDS encoding SIR2 family protein produces the protein MAAEIPLIPPIPQGLLDAAQRGKLIPFVGAGASVLGGCPNWGRFADGALGDCIRAEKFNHGQYDQIRHLSPRMKLSIARAIEAEHELKIDYAKLIQPNDYSKNEAGQRVYRSLGKLGRTFVTTNYDEWLDTEIPDRKLSVDPSAQETKATTPRPRRSIVNVNDFTPANLSQPDCVFHLHGSVTDPSGMVMTTRDYISRYANDRRSDDPSQENRTLTFLEFLFQQRTVLFVGYGLDDLEILEYVIQKARQQVSPGQPQARHFMLQGYFQHEYELMRSLTLYYAQCDIELIPFRRDQRDWHQLIEVLEVFATAMPARTPLGLQKQVDMEALLD